CGGATGCCGTGCGCATGCGCTTTCCCGACAAGTTCAGCCAAATCTTTTTTAGTCCCGAAATTGGGGTCGAGCGCGGTCCAGTCGCGCGTCCAATAGCCATGAAAACCATAGCTCAGCCCTGTCCCTTCATCGACGCCGTCGTGTATTTGCTCTACAATTGGCGTAAACCAGATTGCGTTGATACCGAGTTTATCAAAGTAGCCTTCATCGATTTTCTGTATGATGCCGCGCAGGTCGCCGCCTTCAAAACCGCGCAGTTTCCCGGTTTTCTTATTTCTATTAAAGTAGACATCCTTTGCCGGGTTTCCATCGCAGAAGCGGTCTGTCATCAGGAAATAGAGGTTGGCGCCTTCCCATACAAAAGGCGCGCTGTTTTTTGGTTGATTTACGGTATTTCTTTTCTGTGCGGTCGCGACGCTCACGGCGAGGACCAGGGTCATGGCAAAAATCATTTTCATGGCATTTCGAATTTTACGATTGCGGGTTGTCCCGCGGTGATGGTGACAGGTACGATGCGGTAGTTGCCTGAACCGCTGTCAGGTACGGGCTGCCCGTTCGAAAAAGTCTGGACAGGCATATTGATGTTGCGCGATGGGTTGTGGAAGTACACCTCATAGCTCTTGGCAGTTTTATTGTATGTTTTTCCGAACTCTTCCGTGATGGTTATGGTTACTGTTTTACCGTCGTACGCCGCATGGAACTTCATAAGCTCGTACTGCCCCTTTTCAAAGGCATCCGCGGTTTTCCCATCGTCCAGATATAACAATCCATCGCTCGAAGCCACGGTCGGGTCAAAGAAATAATGGAGTTGCAGCTTGTCCTGATCATAAGCCTCGGTGTGTTGGACCACCCGACTCATCGGAACAAATGCGCCACCCCGCACAAATACCGGGATGTGATCCATGGTTACGGGAATGTCTATCGATTGGCCGCCTTCGAAGTAGCCGCCTTGTGTCTCGATCGTCCTGAAACTGTCGTCAAGATCAATCCAGTTGCTCCCTTTTGGGAAATATACTTTTACCGATGGCGCGTTGCGCTGTATCACGGGTGCAACGAGGAAATCACGACCCCAAAGGTAATTGGTGCTTAGTTTCAACAATTCCTGATTGCCGGGTTCGTCGAAAAACAGTGGGCGCATTAACGGCGTGCCTTTACGATGGTTCTCAAATGAAAGGGTGTAGTTGTATGGCAACAGGCGGTAACGCATTTCGATTGCCTGTTTGGCCTGCGCTTTGGTCAACAAATCCTTGTAGACGGGTTCCGAAGCGACAAGCTCCTGCGCGTGCGGACGGAAGATGGGCTGGAACACCCCATATTGCAGCCAGCGGATGTACAGGTCGTTGTCGTTGTATTCGCCGGCAAATCCGCCAAGATCAGAGTGCATGTACCCCATACCCTGCATGCCCATTTCGAGCGCAATTTCCATCTGGCCCGAGAGTCCGTCCCAACTGCGGCTTACGTCGCCGCTCCACGGAATCATGCCATAACGCTGAGAACCGGAGTATCCGGAACGCATCAGGATGAACGGGCGCACTCCGGGAAAGTCCTTTTTATAGCCTTCGAAAACCATTTTAGCCCAGTTATGCCCGTAAATATTGTGGACTTCGTCGGCTTTTCCTTTTACGGTAAAGGCTTCGGACGGGAAAACCTCAGGTTCGCCCAAATCTCCCCATACTCCTGCGACACCTTTTTTGGCCAGCCCTTTGTAAATGTCCCAGAACCATTCACGTGCCTCAGGTTTAAAGACGTCAATCAGTCCGGTGTGTCCAAAGTAAAAATCATAAGTAAATGGTTTTCCGGACGCATCGGTCGCGAGTACTTTCTTATCGACAGCCTCCTGCCATTTTTTGGATGAGGTCAGGATGAATGGCTCGGTAATCAGGATGGTCTTGATGTTGGACTGGTTCAGGTGCTCAATCATATTTTCGGGGTAGGGGAACACCTCGCGGTCGAATTCCAGGTTGCCCATCGTGCCTTTGATTGTCTTGCCGAACCAATACAAATCAAAAATCATCGCGTCGACAGGAATGTTGTCGTCACGGAAATGCTGCGCCGTCTTTTCGGCCATTTCCTGGTCGCGGTACCCAAAACGGCTTGAGAAATTGCCGAGTGCCCAACGGGGCGGCATAGGCTGCCTTCCCGTTAATGCCGTATAACTTTCAATGAGTGTAGCCCAATTGTCAGCGGCGACGACCTGATAGGTTTTTCGTCCTGAAATGGTTTCATAAGCCAGCGTGTTGTTTTTCTGGCTGTCGAGGTCCAGGTAACCGATGGCGGCATTGTCGAAATGCACCGCGTAGATTTTTGAGGAAAATACCAACGGCATGGTAAAATTCATCAATTCGGCGCGTGCGCCATAACCGTATGACGCCCTATTGTAGAGTTGCAGGCGGTTGCCACGTCGGTTCATCCCGAGTACGCGTGCGCCACCGCCGTACAGCGCTTCGTCCTGGTCGAGGTTGAAATCGAGCATTTCCAATTGTTGTGTTTTTCCATCGCTTCCGGTTTCGGATTTTTTGGCGTAGCCGTTTTTCTCGGAAAGCAGGGATTTCCCCTTGTAGGAATAAGCAATCCGGAAAGGGGATTTCTGTATCGATACCGAAATGCCTGCTGAAACAAGGTTGATGCGGTTGCCGTTCTCCGATGCCTTCCCGATATTTTTCTGCGCGGAAAGTACCACCGCATGGGATTCAGGGTTGAAGGTTTCGCCGATGGGCAGGAAAGTCGTTTCCACCACGGACGTATTGTAGAAACGGAACCTGTATTCCCCGTCAGAGACGGTTACGATAAAAGCAGCGTCCGTTTTTTTGAAAGACCGGAACGCCCTTGCCGGCTGTGCTGAAACCGCCAGGGAAACAAAAAAGGAAATGAGCAGTAGGTTTTTTTTCATGTGTGGGTTTTTTAGCCCCCGATGGCAGCGGCATCCTTTTTCCGGCTTCTTTAGCCGGGAAAAGATACAGCGGACAGCGGGATCAGCTTCGTATCCTAGGCACGGTTTATTTCAATTCCAGGATCAGCGCGGTTTTCGCATCGACCGTCATCGGCTGACCCAGATCAAAATCTGCATCGGTCAGGACGTCTTTGCCGGTTTTGAAATTCCTGATGGCCTCGTTGAACCGCGCGGTGCCGAAGGTTTTTTGGGCGTCGCTGTTGTTGATCACGACCATCACCGATTCGGCGTCATTGTACCGGAAATACACGTAGACATTGTCCTCGGGAAGGAACTGCATCGTTTTCCCGTTGTGGATCACAGTTTTATTTTTACGCCAGTTAAATAATTTTGAAGTAAAATCGAAATATTGTTTTTGGGTTTCCGTACGGCCCGTTGCGGAAAATGCATTGTTTTCATCGCCGGTCCAGCCCCCGGGGAAATCGTGGCGGATGTCGCCGTCGCCTTTATCTTTGTTGCCTTCCATTCCAATTTCAGAGCCATAATAGAGCTGAGGAATGCCGCGAATGGTTGCAATTAATGTCATTGCCAGTTTGTATTTATTCAAATCAGGATACCAATGGCTGATGCGCTGGGTATCGTGGTTTTCAGCGAAAACAAGAATCGAATTTGGATTTGGGTAGAGGAAGTCGTTGACGAAATTTTCGTATACTTTAATAATCCCCTTATCCCACGACGGTTTGTCTTCATTAAAAACACTGCTGATGGCGTCATGCAAAGTGAAATCCATGACGGAAGGCAGGTAGGAATTATAGTTTTGAATCGCGCCGATTTTACTGTCTTTCTGCCAATACGCCATTTGTGCCTGATCGTGCATCCATACTTCACCGACAATATTGAAATAGGGATATTCGTCGGTGATGGCCTTGGTCCATTTTGAAATACCTTCCTTATCGCAGTACGAATACGTGTCGACACGGAAACCGTCGAGGTTCGCGTATTCGATCCACCAGATGGCGTTTTGGATGAGGTAATTGAGCACGAGCGGGTTCGACTGGTTCAGGTCGGGCATGGTTTTGACAAACCAGCCGTCAACGCAAAACTTCTTATCGTTTTCTGAATGGTTCGGGTCAAATTGCGTGGTCATGCGGTAGTTGCTTTGGCCATAGCCCGGGAATTGGTGGATCCAGTCGTAGGTCGGCAAATCCTTGATCATCCAATGCTCAGAACCCCAATGGTTTGTAACATAATCCAGGACGAGTTTCATATTGCGTTTGTGCAGTTCCGACGACAACTGCAGGTAATCGGCATTGGTTCCGTAACGCGGATCGATGTTGTACACATCCGATTGGGCGTAGCCATGATACGATCCCCTTGGATCGTTGTCTTCACAAAGCGGTGTATTCCACACCGTCGTGGCGCCTGTCGACTGGATGTAATCGAGATGGTCGATGATGCCTTTGATGTCGCCGCCGTGACGCCCGGAGGGATTGCTGCGGTCCGCTTTTTCGATCGTGGCCGGGGTATTGTCGTTTGCGGGATTGCCATTGGCAAAACGATCGGGCATGATTAAGTATACCACGTCTGAGGCATCGAAACCTTTTCGCAAAGCCGCATTTTTTTCCCGCGCACGCAGTTCATACTTCACTGTAAAAACGGTCTTTTTCTTTTCGGAAAATGAAAACGTAAGCGTGGTGGCCTTTGAAATGTTTTTGGTGTCGATCGTGACGAAAAGGTAATTGGGGTTGCCGGTTCTCGTCACATCGGTGATGGGGACATGATCGGAAACCGCCACCACGTACTGTCCGATACTTTCGCCGTAGAACATTAGCTGGAGCCTGGGGTTTTTCATGCCGGCATACCAGAATGGCGGCTCGGTTTTCTGCACCTGGGCCAACGCCTGGCAACAAATCAGTAGGAGAAGTAGTTTTTTCATGTTTTCGCGCATAAATAAGGACCGGAAATCCCCAGTCCTTTATGATGATTTATACTGTAACCAGGCTGTTTGGCTCTACAAGCACTTCCCTGCCGTTGACGTTAACGTGAAGCGGACGGCCTCCTTCGAGGGAGAAACGTGTTTCATTCGGGTGCACAGACACTTTCAAAACCTGCCCACGGAAGTTGATCTTAAACGAGTAGCCTTGCCAGCCCTGCGGTATTTTAGGTTCGAAATGCAAGTGGTCTTTGCGCACGCGCATGCCTCCGAAACCTTCCACGATACTCATCCAGGTTCCTGCCATCGACGTGATGTGGCAGCCTTCTTCCACTTCCTTATTGTAGTCGTCAAGGTCAAGGCGTGACGTCCTGAGGTAAAATGTGTAGGCCATGTCCATTTTTCCCAACACGGCGGCCTGGATGGAATGCACACACGGGGAGAGGGAACTTTCATGCACGGTAAACGGTTCGTAAAAGTCGAAATGGCGCTCGAGTTCCGCCTTGGAAAAATCATCTTCAAAGAAATAAAATCCCTGAAGCACATCAGCCTGCTTGATGTACGGTGAGCGCAGGATGCGGTCCCAGGACCATTTCTGGTTGATGGGGCGCTGCGATTTATCCAGGTCCGATACTTTCACCAACTCCTTGTCAAGGAAGCCATCCTGCTGCAGATAGACACTGTGTTTCTGTGAATAAGGGAAATACATGTTTCCGGAAACGGCTTTCCATTGCTTGATTTCAGCGGCTTCAAGCCGTACTTTAGACATGATGCGGCTGTAATCGGCAGGATAATCCGTTTGTGTTTTTTCAATCTGCTCCGCGGCATAGTCGATACACCATTTGGCCAGATAATTCGTGTACCAGTTGTTATTGACGTTGTTTTCGTATTCATTCGGCCCGGTCACGCCCAGAATCACATAAGCTTCGCGGTGGCTCGAGTAAGTAGCGCGCTGGTGCCAGAACCGTGCGATGGCAATCAGCACTTCAAGCCCTTTCTCAGGAATGTAGGAGTAGTCGCCCGTGAAACGGTGGTAATTGTAAATTGCGAACGCTATCGCCCCGTTGCGGTGGATTTCCTCAAAGGTAATTTCCCACTCGTTGTGGCATTCCTCCCCGTTCATCGTGACCATGGGATACAGTGCGGCACCGTTCTTAAATCCTAGTTTCTCAGCATTTTCAATGGCCTTGTCCAACTGATTGTACCGGTAGGTCAACAGGTTTCTGGCCACCTGCTGGTCTTTGGTTGCCATATAAAATGGGATGCAGTACGCTTCAGTGTCCCAATAGGTCGAGCCGCCGTATTTTTCGCCGGTAAATCCTTTCGGGCCTATGTTCAGCCTGGAATCCTTACCGGAATAGGTCTGATTCAATTGGAAAATATTGAAACGGATACCCTGCTGGGCCTTTACGTCGCCTTCAATCGTAATGTCAGACATTTCCCATATCTTGGCCCAGGCATCGGCTTGTGCGCTGAGCATCTGGTCGTAGCCTTTCGAAGAAACCGCCCGGATCACTTCTGCGGCAGCGGAAACGGTATCGGTATGATTCGTCGAAACGGTATAACCGCCTATTTTCCGTATGACCGCTTTTTGATGCCGGGCTGCATTGACGGTGTAGGTAAATTCGATCTTATCGTCACTTTTAACAGTATTTTCAGGTGTTAGATTTTGATTATTGCCGTCTATCAAAATGCTGTTGTGCATGAACGTCGTCGCGGTAAAATGCGTCTTGAAGGTGCGCGCGGTCACAAAAGCCTCATTACCCTGTGCCTGTACTCCGAGCGGTTCCCAGAACTTTTCTTCCCAGTTTGCGTCTTCGTTGTGCACACCGGCATCAAGGTACGGTTTGAATGCGATTTCGGCATTGCGGTTCAGCGGTGTGATCTCATAATGGATGAATCCCGCCTGATCGTCGTCGAGCGAAAGAAAACGCTTTGCGCTGACCGATATTTCCGTGCCGTTCTGCAGCGTAGCTTCAAAAGTGCGCTGGTACCAGCCTTCTTTCATGTTGAGTTCACGGCGGAAATGGCTGACTTTCGCACAACGGTTCAGGTCGAGGTTTTCACCGTTTACCTCGATATTGATGCCAATCCAGTTCGGGGCGTTAAGTACCTTGGCAAAATATTCGGGATAACCGTTTTTCCACCAGCCGACTTTGGTTTTATCCGGGTAATACACTCCGGCAATGTAACTGCCCTGAAAGGTCTCATTGGTGTAAGTTTCTTCAAAATTAGCACGCTGTCCCATCGCGCCGTTGCCGATGCTGAAAAGGCTTTCGGATGATTTGACCCTTTCCGCATCAAATCCTTCCTCTATGATGGACCAATTGTCCGGTTTGATATAATCCTGATTCATTTCTCTGTATTTTTATAGTCATATAAAAACCGCTGTCGCCGGTTTTATCCGTTTCGTTATTTATTTCCTGATGAGCATATCGATGAAACCGCTTTCGATAGGCGTGAAGTCCGGAAAGTGGTACTGTGCTTCGTGTAAAATGGCTTCTTCCCCAATTCCGATGCTGGTCATCCCCGCTATGTTGGCAGCCTGGATCCCCGCCACGGAGTCCTCAAACACGATGGCTTTCTCGGCCGCAATGCCCAGCAGCGATGCTGCCTTTATGAAAACTTCGGGGTCAGGCTTGGCAAGTGTCACATCGTTTCCGTCGACGATTGCATCGAAGTAGGAGATGATGTTTACTTTTTCGAGTATAGGGCGGGCATTTTTACTCGCAGATCCTAAAGCGATCCCTTGGTCCTGTTCCTTTAAATATTGCAGTACCGGTAAAACGCCGGGCAGGATTTCGCTTTCGTCCATGTGCACGAGGTAGCCCAGGTAATCCTCATTTTTCTGCAGGAGCCAGCGGTCCTTGTCCTGCTGGGATGCGTCGATTTTGCCTAAGTTTAAAATAATGTCTAAAGAGCGTACGCGGCTCACGCCTTTTAATTCTTCATTGTGTTCGGGCGTGAATTCAATCCCGAGTTCGCCCGCAATCTTCTGCCAGGCGAGGTAATGGTATTTTGCCGTGTCGACGATGACGCCGTCCAGGTCAAAAATAAATGCTTTCTTATTCATTAATATCAATCTTTTTATTTGTGGAAACGGCCAGCGTCAGCAAGCCAGCGAGGATCATTGAACAGCCGCCGATAATCAGCGCGTACACCGGCTCGCTGTTGAAAAATTCTTTAAGCAGGAAGCCTAAGATGGTGCCCGCAACAATCTGTGGGATTACGACAAAGAAGTTAAAGACGCCCATATAGTATCCCATTTTTGCTGATGGCAGCGCGCCCGATAGCATGGCGTACGGAATGGAGAGAATACTCGCCCAGGCGATTCCCACGCCAACCATCGCCAGCAAGAGCCCAACTTTGTCAGAAAGGAAGTAAACGGAAATCAGTCCCAACCCTCCGGCGATCAGCGCGAGCATATGGGTGAACTTGTTGCTCGTGCGGCGGGCCAGCACCGGCAGCAGGAATGCTACTGCAGCCGCTACACCATTGTAAACGGTAAACATGACGGATACCCAGTCGGCAGCGTCGTTGTACACTTTTGACGTCGAATCACTCGTGCCAAATACATGCCCGGTCACCGCTTTGGTAGTGTATATCCACATCGCAAAAAGGGCAAACCACGAGAAAAACTGCACCCACGCCAGTTGTTTCATGGTTTTGGGCATGTTCAGTAAATCGGTTACAATGATGGTGAAACCATTGCGTACGTCTCGTTTCCGAAGTTGCGAAACCATAGAAAACAGGAAACCGACCACCAAAAGCCCGATAGACAGGATGTACAGTTCCTTATGCTGGTTGTTCTCGCCATTTTCATTTAATTGTTGGTTGATGTGGTGGACATAAAAAGTAGCTACCGCACCAATAATCAGGAGTAACAAACCGATAGACAGCTGTCGCCTGACCGTTACACCGCTTTGTGTAGCCATCCGTTCATGGTGGTTCTTCGTTGCATGTTCCCGTTTGCTCTCTTCAAAAGCTTCGAGTTCTTCAGGCGAATATTCTTTAGATTTGAGAACTGTCCAGAGCACGGCGAGCAGGAACGTTACGCCGCCGACATAAAATGACCATTTTACCGAAGGCGGGATAATGCCTTTAGGGGCTGTGTTTTCAATGCCGATCCAATTGGTAAAAACGTAGGGCAGCGCCGATCCGACCACAGCACCTAATCCGATAAAAAAGCTCTGCATTGCAAAACCGAGCGTCCTTTGGTTTTCAGGAAGGTTGTCGCCTACAAACGCACGGAAAGGTTCCATGGAAATGTTTATCGAAGAGTCCATAATCCAAAGGGTGCCGATGGCAATCCATAAAGTAGGGGAGTTGGGCATCATGAACAACGCCAGTGAAGATAAGATGGCGCCTGCGAGGAAATAAGGCCGCCGTCTGCCCAGTCGTGTCCAGGTCCTGTCTGAGAAATAGCCTACGATGGGCTGGATAATCAATCCGGTGAGTGGTGCCGCGAGCCAGTAAAGGCCGATTTTATCGACATCGGCGCCCAGAGTATCAAAAATCCTTGAAGTATTTGCGTTCTGCAGTGCAAAACCAAATTGTATCCCAAGGAACCCGAAACTCATGTTCCAGATTTCCCAGAAACCTAATTTACGCTTTTCCATTATCGTAATTTAAAGATGATACGATAAGCGCTGGGCTTATCAAAACTTAATTTTTGTTTTCGAAGCAAAAAATCGCAAGCCTTGATAAATCAGTGGTAAATATATGAAAGTTTTTATATTTCGGTTTTTAGTTTCCTGATTTCCGGGAACAGATCCAAACTATAACGTAATAGTGTTTATAACATTATCCTCAACGCTGCCGGTTTAATGACGGCATTTCTCAAGCCATGTTACAGTCGACAGCCGGTTACTTCGTCGATTCCCGTTCGATCAGGCTGGTTTCAATCACTTCGGTACGGTAGAGTTCCTCTGCCTCGTCGTCCTCCTCTGCTTCGAGCCTGTCAATAAGCATCTTGGCTGCTTTTTGCCCCATTTTGATTCCGTTCTGGCTCACGGTGCTGATCGTCGGGGTGGAGTATTGCGAAATTATGCCGTCGGTAAACGCAATCACGGACAGGTCTTCGGG
The nucleotide sequence above comes from Flavobacterium magnum. Encoded proteins:
- a CDS encoding MFS transporter translates to MEKRKLGFWEIWNMSFGFLGIQFGFALQNANTSRIFDTLGADVDKIGLYWLAAPLTGLIIQPIVGYFSDRTWTRLGRRRPYFLAGAILSSLALFMMPNSPTLWIAIGTLWIMDSSINISMEPFRAFVGDNLPENQRTLGFAMQSFFIGLGAVVGSALPYVFTNWIGIENTAPKGIIPPSVKWSFYVGGVTFLLAVLWTVLKSKEYSPEELEAFEESKREHATKNHHERMATQSGVTVRRQLSIGLLLLIIGAVATFYVHHINQQLNENGENNQHKELYILSIGLLVVGFLFSMVSQLRKRDVRNGFTIIVTDLLNMPKTMKQLAWVQFFSWFALFAMWIYTTKAVTGHVFGTSDSTSKVYNDAADWVSVMFTVYNGVAAAVAFLLPVLARRTSNKFTHMLALIAGGLGLISVYFLSDKVGLLLAMVGVGIAWASILSIPYAMLSGALPSAKMGYYMGVFNFFVVIPQIVAGTILGFLLKEFFNSEPVYALIIGGCSMILAGLLTLAVSTNKKIDINE
- a CDS encoding glycoside hydrolase family 65 protein produces the protein MNQDYIKPDNWSIIEEGFDAERVKSSESLFSIGNGAMGQRANFEETYTNETFQGSYIAGVYYPDKTKVGWWKNGYPEYFAKVLNAPNWIGINIEVNGENLDLNRCAKVSHFRRELNMKEGWYQRTFEATLQNGTEISVSAKRFLSLDDDQAGFIHYEITPLNRNAEIAFKPYLDAGVHNEDANWEEKFWEPLGVQAQGNEAFVTARTFKTHFTATTFMHNSILIDGNNQNLTPENTVKSDDKIEFTYTVNAARHQKAVIRKIGGYTVSTNHTDTVSAAAEVIRAVSSKGYDQMLSAQADAWAKIWEMSDITIEGDVKAQQGIRFNIFQLNQTYSGKDSRLNIGPKGFTGEKYGGSTYWDTEAYCIPFYMATKDQQVARNLLTYRYNQLDKAIENAEKLGFKNGAALYPMVTMNGEECHNEWEITFEEIHRNGAIAFAIYNYHRFTGDYSYIPEKGLEVLIAIARFWHQRATYSSHREAYVILGVTGPNEYENNVNNNWYTNYLAKWCIDYAAEQIEKTQTDYPADYSRIMSKVRLEAAEIKQWKAVSGNMYFPYSQKHSVYLQQDGFLDKELVKVSDLDKSQRPINQKWSWDRILRSPYIKQADVLQGFYFFEDDFSKAELERHFDFYEPFTVHESSLSPCVHSIQAAVLGKMDMAYTFYLRTSRLDLDDYNKEVEEGCHITSMAGTWMSIVEGFGGMRVRKDHLHFEPKIPQGWQGYSFKINFRGQVLKVSVHPNETRFSLEGGRPLHVNVNGREVLVEPNSLVTV
- a CDS encoding TIM-barrel domain-containing protein, whose protein sequence is MKKNLLLISFFVSLAVSAQPARAFRSFKKTDAAFIVTVSDGEYRFRFYNTSVVETTFLPIGETFNPESHAVVLSAQKNIGKASENGNRINLVSAGISVSIQKSPFRIAYSYKGKSLLSEKNGYAKKSETGSDGKTQQLEMLDFNLDQDEALYGGGARVLGMNRRGNRLQLYNRASYGYGARAELMNFTMPLVFSSKIYAVHFDNAAIGYLDLDSQKNNTLAYETISGRKTYQVVAADNWATLIESYTALTGRQPMPPRWALGNFSSRFGYRDQEMAEKTAQHFRDDNIPVDAMIFDLYWFGKTIKGTMGNLEFDREVFPYPENMIEHLNQSNIKTILITEPFILTSSKKWQEAVDKKVLATDASGKPFTYDFYFGHTGLIDVFKPEAREWFWDIYKGLAKKGVAGVWGDLGEPEVFPSEAFTVKGKADEVHNIYGHNWAKMVFEGYKKDFPGVRPFILMRSGYSGSQRYGMIPWSGDVSRSWDGLSGQMEIALEMGMQGMGYMHSDLGGFAGEYNDNDLYIRWLQYGVFQPIFRPHAQELVASEPVYKDLLTKAQAKQAIEMRYRLLPYNYTLSFENHRKGTPLMRPLFFDEPGNQELLKLSTNYLWGRDFLVAPVIQRNAPSVKVYFPKGSNWIDLDDSFRTIETQGGYFEGGQSIDIPVTMDHIPVFVRGGAFVPMSRVVQHTEAYDQDKLQLHYFFDPTVASSDGLLYLDDGKTADAFEKGQYELMKFHAAYDGKTVTITITEEFGKTYNKTAKSYEVYFHNPSRNINMPVQTFSNGQPVPDSGSGNYRIVPVTITAGQPAIVKFEMP
- the pgmB gene encoding beta-phosphoglucomutase codes for the protein MNKKAFIFDLDGVIVDTAKYHYLAWQKIAGELGIEFTPEHNEELKGVSRVRSLDIILNLGKIDASQQDKDRWLLQKNEDYLGYLVHMDESEILPGVLPVLQYLKEQDQGIALGSASKNARPILEKVNIISYFDAIVDGNDVTLAKPDPEVFIKAASLLGIAAEKAIVFEDSVAGIQAANIAGMTSIGIGEEAILHEAQYHFPDFTPIESGFIDMLIRK
- a CDS encoding glycoside hydrolase family 13 protein, which codes for MKKLLLLLICCQALAQVQKTEPPFWYAGMKNPRLQLMFYGESIGQYVVAVSDHVPITDVTRTGNPNYLFVTIDTKNISKATTLTFSFSEKKKTVFTVKYELRAREKNAALRKGFDASDVVYLIMPDRFANGNPANDNTPATIEKADRSNPSGRHGGDIKGIIDHLDYIQSTGATTVWNTPLCEDNDPRGSYHGYAQSDVYNIDPRYGTNADYLQLSSELHKRNMKLVLDYVTNHWGSEHWMIKDLPTYDWIHQFPGYGQSNYRMTTQFDPNHSENDKKFCVDGWFVKTMPDLNQSNPLVLNYLIQNAIWWIEYANLDGFRVDTYSYCDKEGISKWTKAITDEYPYFNIVGEVWMHDQAQMAYWQKDSKIGAIQNYNSYLPSVMDFTLHDAISSVFNEDKPSWDKGIIKVYENFVNDFLYPNPNSILVFAENHDTQRISHWYPDLNKYKLAMTLIATIRGIPQLYYGSEIGMEGNKDKGDGDIRHDFPGGWTGDENNAFSATGRTETQKQYFDFTSKLFNWRKNKTVIHNGKTMQFLPEDNVYVYFRYNDAESVMVVINNSDAQKTFGTARFNEAIRNFKTGKDVLTDADFDLGQPMTVDAKTALILELK